In a genomic window of Streptomyces katrae:
- a CDS encoding S8 family peptidase translates to MGRDTRRTAGTVVPAAAAALALALGLTACDPSANPQPAGPAPSAAGSGAAQASPSARPPATGAPHPGGGSSGSAPASPAPSGHTGAAPFARTGVPWNLDRLDQRTRPLDGRYAAGADGSGVHVYVLDTGMDLGHAEFAGRATAGADFVGAPDTGDCADSSGLGHGTFVAGIIGGRTYGVAPKAALVRVQAIACEESGGSSGPGTGAPAAPEASIVKAVEWVTAHAQRPAVVNMSLNLQTRSPALDAAVQHLVESGIPAVVAAGNFNDDACGHSPAGAHGAVVVAASTAGDRHWQDTESFGSGHGSCVDLYAPGDQITSAFAGGGTGTSDSAATSWATPHVTGAVALYLSAHPTATPAQVRTWLTAQADRDVLGAVPPGTPNRLLNTSGL, encoded by the coding sequence ATGGGGCGGGACACGAGACGCACGGCGGGCACGGTGGTGCCGGCTGCCGCGGCGGCGCTGGCGCTGGCACTGGGCCTCACGGCCTGCGACCCGTCGGCGAACCCGCAACCCGCGGGGCCCGCCCCGTCCGCCGCGGGATCCGGCGCCGCGCAGGCCTCCCCGTCCGCCCGGCCCCCGGCCACCGGCGCACCGCACCCGGGCGGCGGCTCCTCGGGCAGCGCCCCGGCAAGTCCCGCGCCCTCGGGCCACACCGGCGCCGCCCCGTTCGCGCGTACGGGCGTCCCCTGGAACCTGGACCGGCTCGACCAGCGCACCCGCCCCCTCGACGGCCGCTACGCGGCGGGTGCGGACGGCAGCGGCGTCCACGTCTACGTGCTCGACACCGGAATGGACCTGGGGCACGCCGAGTTCGCGGGCCGCGCCACCGCCGGAGCCGACTTCGTCGGCGCCCCCGACACCGGGGACTGCGCCGACAGCAGCGGACTCGGGCACGGCACCTTCGTGGCCGGCATCATCGGCGGCCGTACCTACGGGGTCGCCCCCAAGGCCGCTCTCGTACGCGTCCAGGCCATCGCCTGCGAAGAGAGCGGAGGCAGCAGCGGCCCCGGCACAGGCGCCCCGGCGGCTCCGGAGGCCTCCATCGTCAAGGCCGTCGAATGGGTGACCGCCCACGCACAGCGCCCGGCGGTGGTCAACATGTCCCTCAATCTCCAGACCCGCTCCCCGGCGCTCGACGCGGCCGTACAGCACCTTGTCGAGTCCGGGATCCCGGCGGTCGTCGCGGCGGGCAACTTCAACGACGACGCCTGCGGACACTCCCCGGCCGGCGCCCACGGAGCCGTCGTGGTGGCCGCCTCCACCGCCGGCGACCGCCACTGGCAGGACACCGAGAGCTTCGGCTCCGGACACGGCTCCTGCGTGGACCTGTACGCACCCGGAGACCAGATCACCTCCGCGTTCGCGGGCGGCGGCACCGGCACCAGCGACTCCGCCGCCACCTCCTGGGCCACCCCGCACGTGACCGGCGCCGTGGCCCTCTACCTCTCGGCGCACCCCACCGCCAC
- a CDS encoding isovaleryl-CoA dehydrogenase → MPQTHEVTNQVPPHHGYDAAADPALLEALAREGAGWAAPELHRLGVLAGSEQAAEWGRLANENEPVLHTHDRYGHRVDEVEFHPYWHRLMETAVSHGLHAAPWTQQEPGAHVARAAKFIVWSQVEAGHTCPVSMTYAAVPALRAAPALAEWLEPLLASRTYDFGLRRPDTKRGLIAGMSMTEKQGGSDVRANTTTAAPAGDGTYRLTGHKWFTSAPMSDVFLTLAQAPGGLSCFLLPRVLPDGTRNRLHLQRLKDKLGNRSNASSEIEYDEAFGWLVGEEGRGVATIIEMVNMTRLDCVLGGASGMRLGLVRAVHHATHRRAFGKALIDQPLMRNVLADLALESEAATAVAMRLAGATDRVARGDSDEALLRRLGLAVTKYWVCKRAPAHAAEALECFGGNGYVEDSGMPRLYREAPLSSIWEGSGNVAALDALRAMARQPESVEAFFAEVGLAAGADRHLDAAVAGLHKQLADPAEAEYRARQLTETMALALQASLLVRHAPAAVADAFCASRLGGEHGGAYGTLPTGVDTGAVLDRAVTPAV, encoded by the coding sequence ATGCCCCAGACGCATGAGGTCACCAACCAGGTTCCACCGCACCACGGTTACGACGCCGCGGCCGACCCGGCCCTGCTGGAGGCCCTGGCCCGCGAGGGCGCCGGCTGGGCCGCCCCCGAACTCCACCGGCTCGGCGTCCTCGCCGGATCCGAGCAGGCCGCTGAGTGGGGCCGGCTGGCCAACGAGAACGAGCCGGTCCTGCACACCCACGACCGCTACGGCCACCGCGTCGACGAGGTCGAGTTCCACCCGTACTGGCACCGGCTGATGGAAACCGCCGTCTCGCACGGGCTGCACGCGGCCCCCTGGACGCAGCAGGAGCCGGGCGCGCACGTCGCCCGCGCCGCCAAGTTCATCGTCTGGAGCCAGGTCGAGGCCGGCCACACCTGCCCGGTCTCCATGACCTACGCCGCCGTCCCGGCGCTGCGCGCGGCCCCCGCCCTGGCCGAGTGGCTGGAGCCGCTGCTCGCCTCCCGCACGTACGACTTCGGGCTGCGCCGGCCCGACACCAAGCGCGGGCTGATCGCCGGGATGTCGATGACGGAGAAGCAGGGCGGCTCGGACGTCCGCGCCAACACCACGACCGCCGCCCCGGCCGGAGACGGCACGTACCGGCTGACCGGGCACAAGTGGTTCACCTCGGCGCCCATGTCCGACGTCTTCCTCACCCTGGCGCAGGCCCCCGGGGGACTGTCCTGCTTCCTGCTGCCCCGGGTCCTGCCCGACGGCACCCGCAACCGGCTGCACCTCCAGCGCCTCAAGGACAAGCTCGGCAACCGCTCCAACGCCTCCTCCGAGATCGAGTACGACGAGGCGTTCGGCTGGCTGGTGGGGGAGGAGGGCCGCGGGGTCGCGACCATCATCGAGATGGTCAACATGACCCGGCTCGACTGCGTCCTGGGCGGGGCCTCCGGCATGCGGCTCGGCCTGGTCCGGGCCGTCCACCACGCCACCCACCGGCGGGCGTTCGGCAAGGCACTGATCGACCAGCCCCTGATGCGCAACGTCCTGGCCGACCTGGCACTGGAGTCCGAGGCCGCGACGGCCGTCGCGATGCGCCTGGCCGGGGCCACCGACCGCGTCGCGCGCGGGGATTCGGACGAGGCGCTGCTGCGCCGGCTGGGCCTGGCCGTCACCAAGTACTGGGTGTGCAAGCGCGCTCCCGCGCACGCCGCCGAAGCCCTCGAATGCTTCGGCGGCAACGGCTACGTCGAGGACTCGGGCATGCCCCGCCTCTACCGCGAGGCTCCGCTGTCGTCCATCTGGGAGGGTTCGGGCAACGTGGCCGCCCTGGACGCGCTGCGCGCGATGGCCCGTCAGCCGGAGAGCGTCGAGGCCTTCTTCGCGGAGGTGGGCCTGGCCGCCGGGGCCGACCGGCACCTGGACGCGGCCGTGGCCGGGCTGCACAAGCAGCTCGCCGACCCCGCCGAGGCCGAGTACCGGGCCCGGCAGCTGACCGAGACCATGGCCCTGGCCCTCCAGGCCTCGCTGCTGGTGCGGCACGCCCCGGCGGCGGTCGCCGACGCCTTCTGCGCGTCCCGGCTGGGCGGGGAGCACGGAGGGGCTTACGGGACCCTGCCGACCGGGGTGGACACCGGGGCCGTCCTCGACCGGGCCGTGACACCGGCCGTCTGA
- a CDS encoding TetR/AcrR family transcriptional regulator produces MPYRRPPAVQARLDARRDRVLEAAVRLLSREGYAGCSVAAIAAEAGISTGSVYQSFSGKSELAAALFRTLVVREVAAVTTAADRPGTAAERVAGAVETFASRALQAPRRAFALLAEPADPAVDTERLAFRRAFRDVFARQIAAGTAAGELPPQLPELTAAALVGAIAEALVGPLADGDAAPGEVIPALLTFTRRALGGHDAPDA; encoded by the coding sequence ATGCCCTACCGCCGCCCACCCGCCGTTCAGGCCCGGCTCGACGCCCGTCGGGACCGGGTGCTGGAAGCCGCCGTCCGTCTGCTGTCGAGGGAGGGGTACGCCGGCTGTTCCGTCGCCGCCATCGCGGCCGAGGCCGGCATCTCCACCGGGAGCGTCTACCAGTCGTTCTCCGGCAAGTCCGAGCTCGCCGCCGCCCTCTTCCGGACCCTTGTGGTCCGGGAGGTGGCGGCCGTGACCACCGCCGCGGACCGTCCCGGGACCGCCGCGGAGCGGGTGGCCGGAGCCGTGGAGACCTTCGCCTCGCGGGCGCTCCAGGCCCCTCGGCGGGCCTTCGCCCTGCTCGCGGAGCCGGCCGACCCGGCCGTCGACACCGAACGCCTCGCCTTCCGGCGGGCGTTCCGCGACGTGTTCGCCCGGCAGATCGCCGCGGGCACGGCCGCCGGCGAACTGCCGCCGCAGCTGCCGGAGCTGACCGCCGCCGCACTGGTCGGCGCCATCGCCGAGGCGCTGGTCGGACCCCTCGCCGACGGCGACGCGGCCCCCGGCGAGGTCATCCCCGCCCTGCTCACCTTCACCCGGCGCGCCCTTGGAGGACACGATGCCCCAGACGCATGA
- a CDS encoding putative quinol monooxygenase — translation MIFIAVRFDVRPEHSDNWLTLVDDFTRATRSEPGNLFYDWSRSVDDPNKYTLLEAFTDAEAGAAHVASEHFKAGMETLAGAIATTPEIIHVEVPGQGWSAMAELSPRD, via the coding sequence ATGATCTTCATCGCCGTCAGGTTCGACGTCCGCCCGGAGCACAGCGACAACTGGCTCACCCTCGTCGACGACTTCACCCGCGCCACCCGGTCCGAGCCGGGCAACCTCTTCTACGACTGGTCCCGCAGCGTGGACGACCCGAACAAGTACACCCTGCTGGAGGCGTTCACCGACGCCGAGGCCGGCGCCGCGCACGTCGCCTCGGAGCACTTCAAGGCCGGTATGGAAACGCTCGCCGGAGCCATCGCCACCACCCCGGAGATCATCCACGTCGAGGTGCCCGGCCAGGGCTGGAGCGCCATGGCCGAACTGTCTCCCCGCGACTGA
- a CDS encoding IclR family transcriptional regulator, protein MAHTGPQSLDRALALVDAVAAAPGPVSAKALARTAGCSLSTAYHLLGPLTDRGYLVRTARGYALGPELPRLHRSFLHQLAPAPGMPGLLARLRRATGGESYYTAYRGGVITVVDTTAPVTDTANPFAPGRETRAHATAHGKALLSRLTPRARRRYFDAHGMARLTPATITNAEAMEAELLRVRAAGFAVSVGEADPAWTCLAVALPPVGDERDTVHALSVSVPTQEFRRRPEGIRAALAEAAEGRIR, encoded by the coding sequence ATGGCGCACACCGGTCCGCAGTCCCTCGACCGCGCGCTGGCCCTCGTCGACGCGGTGGCCGCGGCGCCCGGCCCGGTCAGCGCCAAGGCGCTGGCGCGCACCGCGGGCTGCTCCCTGTCCACCGCCTACCACCTCCTCGGGCCGCTCACCGACCGCGGCTACCTGGTGCGCACGGCCCGCGGCTACGCGCTCGGGCCCGAGCTGCCCCGGCTGCACCGCAGCTTCCTGCACCAGCTGGCCCCGGCCCCGGGCATGCCCGGCCTGCTCGCCCGGCTGCGGCGGGCGACCGGCGGCGAGTCCTACTACACGGCCTACCGGGGCGGGGTGATCACCGTCGTGGACACCACCGCCCCCGTCACGGACACCGCGAACCCGTTCGCGCCCGGCCGTGAGACCCGCGCCCACGCCACCGCCCACGGCAAGGCCCTGCTGTCCCGGCTGACCCCGCGGGCGCGGCGGCGCTACTTCGACGCGCACGGGATGGCCCGGCTGACCCCGGCGACCATCACGAACGCCGAGGCCATGGAGGCGGAGCTGCTGCGGGTCCGCGCGGCGGGCTTCGCGGTGTCGGTGGGGGAGGCGGACCCGGCGTGGACCTGCCTGGCGGTCGCGCTGCCGCCGGTGGGGGACGAGCGGGACACCGTGCACGCGCTGTCGGTGTCGGTGCCGACGCAGGAGTTCCGCCGCCGCCCGGAAGGCATCCGTGCCGCCCTCGCGGAGGCGGCCGAGGGCCGGATCCGGTGA
- a CDS encoding class I SAM-dependent methyltransferase has protein sequence MTRADRPDDMRATVRETYGPADLSAVPVFAGGFINFGYWRPEDLDGAPTVEDRIRSQQDLYRRVLDSAGPLGGGELLEVGCGLGVGCALAVGEYGPARVTGMDIHPQQLERARRANAGLLEGPGPERLRLVRGAAEEMPFGDGEFDCVYSVEAAQHFDDLARFAAETARVLRPGGRASVTSFFTPDAGAAPRLAQLLDTFADGLDIARPPSELTGALARSGLTEVRCESIGPSVWPGWDHWLSAQWKPGTWPRNFRAAWEQGLLDYYVITAVRP, from the coding sequence ATGACCCGAGCCGACCGGCCCGACGACATGCGGGCGACCGTGCGGGAGACGTACGGTCCCGCGGACCTCAGCGCGGTCCCCGTGTTCGCCGGCGGTTTCATCAACTTCGGCTACTGGCGGCCCGAGGACCTCGACGGCGCGCCGACGGTGGAGGACCGGATCCGCAGTCAGCAGGACCTGTACCGGCGCGTGCTGGACAGCGCGGGCCCTCTCGGCGGCGGGGAACTGCTGGAGGTGGGCTGCGGGCTGGGCGTGGGCTGCGCCCTGGCCGTCGGGGAGTACGGTCCGGCCCGGGTCACCGGTATGGACATCCACCCCCAGCAGCTGGAACGGGCCCGGCGGGCCAACGCCGGGCTACTGGAGGGGCCGGGGCCCGAGCGGCTCCGGCTGGTGCGCGGGGCCGCGGAGGAGATGCCGTTCGGGGACGGGGAGTTCGACTGCGTCTACAGCGTGGAGGCCGCCCAGCACTTCGACGACCTGGCACGGTTCGCGGCGGAGACCGCCCGGGTGCTGCGGCCCGGCGGCCGGGCCTCCGTGACCAGTTTCTTCACCCCGGACGCCGGGGCGGCGCCCCGGCTGGCGCAGCTGCTCGACACCTTCGCGGACGGGCTGGACATCGCCCGCCCGCCCTCCGAACTGACCGGGGCCCTGGCCCGGTCGGGGCTGACCGAGGTCCGCTGCGAGTCCATCGGCCCCTCGGTCTGGCCCGGCTGGGACCACTGGCTTTCCGCGCAGTGGAAGCCGGGCACCTGGCCGAGGAACTTCCGGGCGGCGTGGGAGCAGGGCCTCCTCGACTACTACGTGATCACGGCCGTCCGCCCGTAG
- a CDS encoding SpoIIE family protein phosphatase: MPRSEGTAPQMLALAKVVARLRAEVEDLEAGAATAAVLERAKGVLMARQGLPADEAYELLQRRAEDHRRTLTEECLLTLGGAGWPPVRAADGRRNAPAGTVFRTGGYAPGGASGAGRSALPDRLAKALAATSGPAEVAELLRTALNEPAGVDAVMIYTRDPAGSLELAGHAGIDGATAQQWSHLPPLGSLAVLEALTRRRPVWVEAPDQASDGYLRIGAHPERWLSRAWIPAPGAPSTTAVGFFRREPGPFDHRTRDLLLRVVRLCGGALGAPPAVRPVPAEEDVTTVQQIFDVLSGPAVLLTPVRAADGSVEDFRIDAATAESVDVAGRKGKELVGRTVLETYPTVAGSPLWDGYLDALATGTVYEGLPFTYEEVAAGVPRHSVFSVRASRVRDRLVASWVRLDTSDLEARRLADLQRLGNLGWASWNLTTDTITWSDQVYTVFRRDPALGPIPLEELPRHVLPDDLPGLGRAVQRLLEDGAGMDQPFRITTRDGVRHLRIVAEAGHDTDGTPVEVHGFVQDVTTQRDIEIALRESERANLVQRGMLRAERSLAARLQETLLPIPEQSLELAGLCVDVAYLPADAGVNVGGDWYSAIPLPDGCALFVVGDVAGHGLAAVGTMAQLRFTAKGMAVTGSALPDVLGRLNALLLHTAAEPSGAATATMVMARYQPEGHRLSWVRAGHLPPLLIRDGRAQFLPQPEGNLLGAAAEVAYGQEVIGLLPGDHLLFYTDGLVEDPGVDIEEGLAALAATAARLVREGRADTLARTLAAGRTPHRDDICVLDVHLPPEP, from the coding sequence GTGCCCCGGTCAGAGGGCACAGCACCGCAGATGCTGGCCCTGGCGAAGGTGGTGGCCCGGCTCCGCGCCGAGGTCGAGGACCTGGAGGCGGGAGCCGCGACGGCGGCCGTCCTCGAACGCGCCAAGGGCGTGCTCATGGCCCGGCAGGGCCTGCCCGCGGACGAGGCGTACGAGCTCCTGCAACGCCGCGCCGAAGACCACCGGCGCACCCTGACCGAGGAGTGCCTGCTCACCCTGGGCGGTGCCGGCTGGCCCCCCGTCCGGGCCGCGGACGGCCGGCGGAACGCACCGGCGGGGACGGTGTTCCGCACCGGCGGGTACGCCCCCGGCGGGGCGTCCGGCGCCGGACGGAGCGCCCTGCCGGACCGGCTGGCCAAGGCCCTGGCGGCCACCAGCGGCCCCGCCGAGGTCGCGGAACTGCTGCGGACGGCCCTGAACGAGCCCGCCGGGGTGGACGCCGTCATGATCTACACCCGCGACCCCGCGGGAAGCCTGGAGCTGGCCGGGCACGCCGGTATCGACGGCGCCACCGCCCAGCAGTGGAGCCACCTCCCGCCGCTCGGCAGCCTCGCCGTGCTGGAGGCCCTGACCCGCCGGCGGCCCGTGTGGGTGGAGGCCCCCGACCAGGCCTCCGACGGCTACCTGCGCATCGGAGCCCACCCCGAACGGTGGCTGTCGCGCGCCTGGATCCCGGCACCGGGAGCCCCCTCCACGACCGCCGTCGGCTTCTTCCGCCGCGAACCCGGGCCGTTCGACCACCGGACACGGGACCTGCTGCTCCGGGTGGTCCGGCTGTGCGGCGGGGCACTGGGCGCGCCGCCGGCGGTGCGCCCAGTGCCCGCCGAGGAGGACGTCACGACGGTCCAGCAGATCTTCGACGTGCTGTCCGGGCCCGCCGTGCTCCTCACCCCCGTGCGTGCGGCGGACGGCTCCGTGGAGGACTTCCGGATCGACGCGGCGACCGCGGAATCCGTCGATGTCGCGGGCCGCAAGGGCAAGGAACTGGTCGGCCGCACGGTCCTCGAGACGTATCCCACGGTGGCCGGGAGCCCCCTGTGGGACGGCTACCTGGACGCCCTCGCCACGGGCACCGTCTACGAGGGACTTCCCTTCACCTACGAGGAGGTCGCCGCGGGGGTCCCGCGCCACTCCGTCTTCTCCGTGCGAGCCTCGCGCGTGAGGGACCGGCTGGTGGCCTCCTGGGTCCGCCTCGACACCAGCGACCTGGAGGCGCGCCGGCTGGCCGACCTCCAGCGCCTGGGCAACCTCGGGTGGGCGAGCTGGAACCTCACCACGGACACCATCACCTGGTCCGATCAGGTCTACACCGTCTTCCGGCGCGACCCCGCCCTGGGGCCCATCCCCCTGGAAGAACTCCCCCGCCACGTGCTGCCGGACGACCTGCCGGGACTCGGCCGCGCCGTCCAGCGGCTGCTCGAGGACGGCGCCGGCATGGACCAGCCCTTCCGCATCACCACCAGGGACGGGGTGCGGCACCTGAGGATCGTCGCCGAGGCCGGCCACGACACGGACGGCACCCCGGTCGAGGTGCACGGCTTCGTCCAGGACGTCACCACCCAGCGCGACATCGAGATCGCCCTGCGCGAGAGCGAACGCGCGAACCTCGTCCAGCGGGGCATGCTCCGCGCCGAACGCTCCCTCGCCGCACGGCTCCAGGAAACGCTCCTGCCCATCCCCGAGCAGTCCCTGGAACTCGCCGGGCTGTGCGTGGACGTCGCCTACCTGCCCGCCGACGCCGGGGTGAACGTGGGCGGCGACTGGTACAGCGCCATCCCCCTCCCCGACGGCTGCGCCCTCTTCGTCGTCGGGGACGTCGCCGGGCACGGCCTGGCCGCCGTCGGCACGATGGCCCAACTCCGGTTCACCGCCAAGGGGATGGCCGTCACCGGCTCGGCCCTCCCCGACGTCCTGGGCCGGCTCAACGCCCTCCTGCTCCACACGGCCGCGGAACCGTCCGGGGCCGCCACCGCGACCATGGTGATGGCCCGCTACCAGCCCGAAGGCCACCGGCTCAGCTGGGTACGCGCCGGACACCTCCCGCCGCTGCTGATCCGCGACGGCCGGGCGCAGTTCCTCCCCCAGCCGGAGGGGAACCTGCTCGGCGCCGCCGCCGAGGTGGCCTACGGGCAGGAGGTCATCGGTCTGCTGCCGGGCGACCACCTGCTGTTCTACACCGACGGCCTCGTCGAGGACCCCGGCGTGGACATCGAGGAAGGCCTGGCCGCCCTCGCCGCGACCGCGGCCCGCCTCGTCCGGGAGGGCCGGGCCGACACCCTCGCCCGCACCCTGGCCGCGGGCCGCACCCCCCACCGCGACGACATCTGCGTCCTGGACGTCCACCTGCCCCCGGAGCCGTAA
- a CDS encoding GNAT family N-acetyltransferase, giving the protein MIRVRDMDAADIEAVAAIRVRGWQAAYAGLVPRSHLDAMTVEDDAARRREWFARPGRTSRDLVAADDRGPVGWLCYGRPEDGEPEGTGEVYALYAAPELIGTGIGRALLDEAHARMRAEGFTASALWVLDGNERALRFYERAGYRADGRSQDDAYDDGTVLTELRYRRGL; this is encoded by the coding sequence ATGATACGTGTACGGGACATGGACGCGGCCGACATCGAGGCCGTCGCGGCGATCCGGGTCCGGGGCTGGCAGGCGGCGTACGCCGGCCTGGTCCCCCGCTCCCACCTGGACGCGATGACGGTCGAGGACGACGCCGCCCGGCGCCGCGAGTGGTTCGCCCGGCCCGGCCGGACCTCGCGGGACCTCGTGGCGGCCGACGACCGCGGCCCCGTCGGGTGGCTCTGCTACGGCCGCCCCGAGGACGGAGAGCCGGAGGGCACCGGCGAGGTGTACGCCCTGTACGCCGCCCCGGAGCTGATCGGCACGGGCATCGGCCGCGCCCTCCTGGACGAGGCGCACGCCCGGATGCGCGCCGAGGGGTTCACGGCGTCGGCCCTGTGGGTCCTCGACGGGAACGAACGGGCCCTGCGCTTCTACGAGCGGGCCGGCTACCGGGCCGACGGCCGGTCCCAGGACGACGCGTACGACGACGGGACCGTCCTCACCGAGCTCCGCTACCGCCGCGGGCTCTGA
- a CDS encoding phenylacetate--CoA ligase family protein — translation MLETGVRQVRVALSMVFGRRLSARTVERLVADALATLEEFGSLGDDVDELADGPFTDPDERRELQNRALRRTVRKLAKRSPFYRELLAGVDLEGLTTETLTRIPVTRKADLIERPADFLCSAPYLATQTTGTTGRPVQIWLSRYEMELWPALIALSLVLRGELGPGDRMQINLSSRATAAVQEDVAVCRLANASCHVVGQIPPDESIEHLLGRNGTRPTILTGAPSYLGQLVTAARRSGYGPDDFGLRAIYGGGEMLSRNLMDALRETFGAEVVGDAFGMTELLPVGGRTCSRRHLHIDPNMGYTEVLDLETGEPAAPGRLGELTVTPYYPYRECMPVLRYNTGDVVRALEEEPDCELAMVPAVSYILGKAGQLHRTSDAVVTPREIVEALDGTPGLPFPLRHRAAVGADGRLHVEVAAKEVTAAEVTERLRAQDIDADVTILPLSDEEAARRFPLRCDLLEHTFTRSPA, via the coding sequence GTGCTGGAGACCGGTGTCCGGCAGGTACGGGTGGCGCTGTCCATGGTGTTCGGCCGACGGCTGAGCGCACGGACCGTGGAGCGGCTGGTCGCCGACGCTCTTGCCACGCTCGAGGAGTTCGGCTCGCTGGGCGACGACGTCGACGAACTGGCCGACGGGCCGTTCACCGACCCGGACGAGCGCCGGGAGTTGCAGAACCGCGCGCTCCGGCGGACCGTGCGCAAGCTCGCCAAGCGCTCGCCCTTCTACCGCGAGCTGCTCGCCGGAGTGGACCTCGAGGGGCTGACCACCGAGACGCTCACCCGCATCCCGGTCACGCGCAAGGCCGACCTGATCGAACGCCCCGCCGACTTCCTGTGCAGCGCCCCGTACCTGGCGACGCAGACGACCGGCACCACCGGCCGTCCCGTCCAGATCTGGCTCTCCCGCTACGAGATGGAACTCTGGCCCGCGCTGATCGCGCTGTCCCTCGTCCTGCGCGGCGAACTCGGCCCCGGCGACCGGATGCAGATCAACCTCAGCTCCAGGGCGACGGCCGCCGTACAGGAGGACGTCGCCGTGTGCCGGCTCGCCAACGCGTCGTGCCACGTCGTGGGGCAGATCCCGCCGGACGAGTCCATCGAGCACCTGCTCGGCCGGAACGGCACCCGGCCCACCATACTCACCGGCGCCCCCAGCTACCTGGGCCAGCTGGTGACCGCCGCACGCCGAAGCGGCTACGGCCCCGACGACTTCGGGCTGCGGGCGATCTACGGCGGCGGGGAGATGCTGTCGCGGAACCTCATGGACGCCCTGCGCGAGACGTTCGGGGCCGAGGTCGTCGGCGACGCCTTCGGCATGACCGAGCTGCTGCCCGTCGGCGGCCGTACCTGTAGCCGGCGCCATCTGCACATCGATCCCAACATGGGGTACACGGAGGTGCTCGACCTGGAGACGGGCGAGCCCGCCGCCCCCGGCCGGCTCGGCGAGCTGACGGTCACGCCGTACTACCCCTACCGGGAGTGCATGCCCGTCCTGCGGTACAACACCGGTGACGTCGTCCGCGCCCTGGAGGAAGAACCGGACTGCGAACTGGCGATGGTGCCCGCGGTCTCCTACATCCTCGGCAAGGCGGGCCAGCTGCACCGCACCAGCGACGCCGTCGTGACCCCGCGCGAGATCGTGGAGGCGCTGGACGGTACCCCCGGGCTGCCGTTCCCGCTGCGCCACCGGGCAGCCGTCGGGGCCGACGGCCGACTCCATGTGGAGGTCGCCGCCAAGGAGGTCACCGCCGCCGAAGTGACCGAGCGGCTGCGGGCCCAGGACATCGATGCGGACGTCACGATCCTGCCGCTCAGCGACGAGGAGGCCGCGCGGCGCTTCCCCCTCCGCTGCGACCTGTTGGAGCACACTTTCACCCGGAGCCCCGCATGA
- a CDS encoding helix-turn-helix domain-containing protein: MARSGAEGRGVLEGAFALMEVLAHDEEVGLTRLANDAALPKATAHRLLGQLVELGAVQSHEGRYRLGPRTFRLGQAWHPARALRAASAQPLRELAAVAGGVSLSLSVPEAGHIIVVGGMRGEVDEVFPLRSGVVLPPGSAAELVLAASAPVPRRPAGWTAAAWAREVAAIRERGLAFDHESCVESLSCVAAPVRAASGHVVAAVAVTALNGKLIPPLGDAVGRAASMISARLARLPEPGARARRSGPAVDRGASELAAAAERVR, from the coding sequence ATGGCCAGATCCGGCGCTGAGGGCCGCGGCGTGCTGGAAGGCGCGTTCGCTCTGATGGAAGTGCTCGCGCACGACGAAGAGGTGGGGCTGACCCGGCTGGCGAACGACGCCGCGCTGCCGAAGGCCACCGCCCACCGGCTGCTCGGACAGCTGGTCGAGCTGGGCGCGGTGCAGAGTCACGAAGGGCGTTACCGGCTGGGCCCGCGCACGTTCCGGCTGGGGCAGGCCTGGCATCCGGCGCGGGCGCTGCGGGCCGCTTCGGCGCAGCCGCTGCGGGAGCTCGCGGCGGTCGCCGGCGGGGTGAGCCTGAGCCTGTCGGTGCCCGAAGCGGGGCACATCATCGTCGTGGGGGGCATGCGGGGCGAGGTGGACGAGGTCTTCCCGCTGCGCTCGGGGGTGGTCCTGCCGCCCGGCAGCGCGGCGGAGCTGGTCCTCGCGGCGTCCGCGCCGGTGCCGCGGCGGCCGGCGGGGTGGACGGCGGCCGCATGGGCGCGCGAGGTGGCCGCGATCCGGGAGCGGGGGCTCGCGTTCGACCACGAGAGTTGCGTGGAGTCGTTGTCGTGCGTGGCGGCTCCAGTGCGCGCCGCCTCCGGTCACGTGGTGGCCGCGGTGGCGGTGACCGCCCTGAACGGGAAGCTGATCCCCCCGCTGGGCGATGCCGTGGGCCGCGCGGCATCGATGATCAGCGCCAGGCTGGCCCGGCTTCCGGAACCGGGGGCGCGAGCGCGCCGGAGCGGACCGGCCGTGGACCGGGGGGCTTCGGAACTGGCCGCTGCAGCGGAGCGGGTCCGCTGA